A stretch of Colletotrichum lupini chromosome 2, complete sequence DNA encodes these proteins:
- a CDS encoding feruloyl esterase B: MEPADSQGTEEPESFWNNTIIPKILRRSKSYAFPEHKIKYNGQSAYRTIIHKPTAEKIEGIPKSPVFWQNTGGKYVFTCPLGGDDFEVTARIRRPIEGQEHVSWGRPFDFSTIASEYDEFCEPVRKVIQLAAQGETQEFALFSGPRLESVVHEEAIALIGDASHPLSGAFGAGAGFALEDVYALTQSVDWHWNNGGDLSAALELYDQIRSPHYRDLYKVLDDFGAMNTTLLSENLPVNEEIEERVRRAAENIWSQQSSHQDQAHKKAGHRGTETWRVYGTRRMGLLVTEERATKPWLILVSPGSLVNSTAQEISYVETGANLTFPEQDPSCGRGSQVVRTNLCRVAMNITTSSRSQIVAEVWLPEKWNGRMVAVAGGGLDGCVHTEDLAYATAHGFAAVGTNNGHAGTTGVQFLNNDDVVIDFSYRAIHTGVLAGKSLLKSLYKEKMTGSYFLGCSLGGRQGVQAADMFPEDFDGIVAGAPAVDFNNLYSWRASFYPLTGSVGSKDFIAPATWRTTIHDEVLKQCDTIDGVQDGIIEDPTLCHFEPGTLLCKPDSGDSKCLTGAQVEIVRKIFSPTNYTDGKLFWPAMNPGSEIITADGLYSGSPFALSQNWFRYAIYNDPNWDPATYTLEKD; encoded by the exons ATGGAACCAGCGGACAGTCAAG GAACGGAAGAACCGGAAAGCTTCTGGAACAACACCATCATCCCAAAGATACTCCGCCGCAGCAA ATCCTACGCTTTTCCTGAGCACAAGATTAAGTACAATGGCCAATCTGCCTATCGGACCATCATTCACAAGCCTACAGCCGAGAAGATCGAGGGTATCCCAAAGTCTCCCGTATTCTGGCAGAACACTGGTGGAAAGTACGTGTTTACGTGTCCTCTTGGCGGAGATGACTTCGAGGTCACTGCACGCATCCGCCGGCCGATTGAAGGTCAGGAACACGTGAGCTGGGGTCGGCCTTTTGACTTTTCCACCATCGCCTCAGAGTACGACGAATTTTGCGAGCCTGTCCGCAAAGTCATCCAACTTGCTGCTCAGGGCGAGACACAGGAATTTGCACTTTTCTCGGGGCCGCGACTGGAAAGCGTCGTCCACGAGGAGGCTATTGCCTTGATTGGAGACGCATCTCACCCTCTATCGGGCGCCTTTGGCGCTGGAGCCGGATTTGCTTTGGAGGATGTCTATGCCTTGACGCAAAGCGTTGACTGGCACTGGAACAACGGTGGGGACTTGTCTGCAGCTCTAGAGTTGTATGATCAGATCAGGTCACCCCATTATCGCGACTTGTACAAGGTTCTTGATGATTTTGGTGCGATGAACACTACACTGCTTTCGGAGAATCTTCCCGTCAATGAGGAGATTGAAGAGCGAGTGCGAAGGGCAGCTGAGA ACATCTGGTCGCAGCAATCTTCCCATCAGGACCAAGCCCATAAGAAGGCCGGCCACAGAGGTACCGAAACCTGGAGGGTGTACGGAACGAGGCGAATGGGGCTTTTGGTGACTGAGGAACGCGCC ACAAAGCCCTGGCTGATCCTTGTATCACCGGGGTCGT TGGTCAACTCGACTGCTCAGGAGATCAGTTATGTGGAGACCGGCGCCAACCTCACTTTTCCAGAACAAGATCCATCATGCGGTCGCGGAAGCCAGGTGGTCCGCACTAACCTTTGTCGTGTCGCCATGAATATTACAACTTCTAGTAGATCACAGATTGTCGCTGAAGTGTGGCTACCCGAGAAATGGAATGGGCGCATGGTAGCGGTCGCTGGTGGAGGGCTCGATGGGT GCGTTCACACTGAGGACCTTGCGTATGCTACTGCTCATGGCTTTGCTGCTGTTGGCACGAATAACGGGCATGCTGGAACGACCGGTGTACAGTTCCTCAACAATGATGATGTTGTCATTGACTTTTCGTACAGAGC GATTCACACGGGCGTTCTCGCTGGGAAGAGTCTTCTCAAGTCTCTCTACAAGGAGAAGATGACGGGGTCATACTTCTTAGGTTGTTCTCTTGGAGGACGGCAAGGCGTGCAAGCCGCGGACATGTTTCCCGAAGACTTCGATGGTATCGTCGCAGGTGCACCGGCAGTGGACTTCAACAACCTCTACTCCTGGCGAGCCAGCTTCTACCCTCTGACTGGTTCTGTTGGCTCCAAGGATTTCATTGCTCCGGCCACCTGGAGGACGACGATCCATGATGAAGTGCTTAAGCAGTGCGACACTATCGATGGTGTCCAAGACGGCATTATAGAGGACCCCACCCTCTGTCACTTCGAACCTGGAACTCTCCTGTGCAAGCCAGACAGCGGCGACTCCAAATGCCTCACTGGCGCACAAGTCGAGATCGTGAGAAAGATCTTCAGCCCAACCAACTACACGGACGGCAAGCTTTTCTGGCCAGCCATGAATCCCGGCAGCGAAATCATCACCGCAGACGGGCTGTACAGTGGAAGCCCATTTGCTCTATCCCAGAATTGGTTCCGCTATGCGATTTACAATGACCCGAATTGGGACCCGGCTACTTACACACTCGAAAAGGACTAG